In Enterobacter sp. 638, a single window of DNA contains:
- the potD gene encoding spermidine/putrescine ABC transporter substrate-binding protein PotD has translation MMKWSRHLLAAGALAMSMSAAHADDSKTLYFYNWTEYVPPGLLEQFTKETGIKVIYSTYESNETMYAKLKTYKDGAYDLVVPSTYFVDKMRKEGMIQKIDKTKLTNFNNLDPQMLNKPFDPNNDYSIPYIWGATAIGVNSDEIDPKTVTSWADLWKPEYKGSLLLTDDAREVFQMALRKLGFSGNTTDPKEIDAAYNELKKLMPNVAAFNSDNPANPYMEGEVNLGMVWNGSAYVARQAGTPLQVVWPKEGGIFWMDSLSIPANAKNVDGAMKLINFLLRPDVAKQVAETIGYPTPNLAARKLLSPEVANDKSLYPDAETVKKGEWQNDVGDASRLYEDYYQKLKAGR, from the coding sequence ATGATGAAATGGTCACGCCACCTGCTCGCGGCAGGCGCACTTGCCATGAGCATGAGCGCTGCACACGCGGACGACAGCAAAACGCTCTACTTCTATAACTGGACTGAATACGTGCCGCCAGGCCTGCTGGAACAGTTCACCAAAGAGACCGGCATCAAGGTTATCTATTCGACCTACGAATCGAACGAAACCATGTATGCCAAGCTCAAAACCTATAAAGACGGCGCTTACGATCTGGTGGTGCCGTCGACCTATTTCGTCGACAAAATGCGCAAAGAGGGCATGATCCAGAAGATCGATAAAACGAAGCTCACCAACTTCAATAACCTCGATCCGCAGATGCTCAATAAACCGTTCGACCCGAATAATGACTACTCCATCCCGTATATCTGGGGTGCGACGGCGATCGGCGTGAACAGCGATGAGATTGACCCCAAAACGGTGACAAGCTGGGCCGATCTCTGGAAACCGGAATACAAAGGCAGCCTGCTGTTGACCGACGACGCTCGCGAAGTGTTCCAGATGGCGCTACGTAAACTGGGTTTTTCCGGTAATACGACTGACCCGAAAGAGATCGACGCGGCGTATAACGAGCTGAAAAAGCTGATGCCAAACGTGGCGGCGTTTAACTCCGACAACCCGGCAAACCCGTACATGGAAGGCGAAGTGAATCTGGGGATGGTGTGGAACGGGTCGGCGTACGTTGCGCGTCAGGCCGGGACGCCGTTGCAGGTGGTGTGGCCGAAAGAAGGCGGGATCTTCTGGATGGACAGCTTGTCGATTCCGGCAAACGCTAAAAACGTCGACGGGGCGATGAAGTTAATTAACTTCCTGCTGCGCCCGGACGTAGCAAAACAGGTGGCTGAAACCATTGGTTATCCGACGCCAAACCTTGCCGCGCGCAAACTGCTCAGCCCGGAAGTGGCAAACGATAAGTCACTGTATCCCGACGCGGAGACCGTCAAAAAAGGCGAATGGCAGAACGATGTGGGCGACGCGAGCCGCCTTTATGAAGACTATTATCAGAAGCTGAAGGCGGGCCGCTGA
- the potC gene encoding spermidine/putrescine ABC transporter permease PotC — MTGRLLRGGFMTVIYAYLYIPIIILIVNSFNSSRFGINWQGFTTKWYSLLMNNDSLLQAAQHSLTMAIVSATFATLIGSLTAVALYRYRFRGKPFVSGMLFVVMMSPDIVMAISLLVLFMLLGVQLGFWSLLFSHITFCLPFVVVTVYSRLKGFDVRMLEAAKDLGASELTILRKIILPLAMPAVAAGWLLSFTLSMDDVVVSSFVTGPGYEILPLKIYSMVKVGVSPEVNALATILLLLSLVLVIASQLIARDKTRSFKAHHSGDVK, encoded by the coding sequence ATGACCGGTCGTCTGCTGCGCGGCGGTTTTATGACCGTCATTTACGCGTATCTCTACATCCCGATTATCATTTTGATCGTTAACTCATTTAACAGTTCGCGTTTCGGCATTAACTGGCAGGGCTTTACGACAAAGTGGTACAGCCTGCTGATGAACAACGACAGCCTATTGCAGGCGGCGCAACACTCCCTGACGATGGCGATCGTCTCCGCGACCTTTGCGACGCTTATCGGCTCATTAACCGCCGTGGCGCTGTATCGCTACCGTTTTCGTGGCAAGCCTTTCGTCAGCGGCATGTTATTTGTGGTGATGATGTCGCCCGATATCGTGATGGCCATTTCACTGCTGGTGCTGTTTATGCTGCTCGGCGTCCAGCTCGGATTCTGGTCGCTGCTGTTTTCTCACATCACTTTTTGCCTGCCGTTTGTGGTGGTGACAGTGTACTCACGGCTCAAAGGCTTTGATGTGCGGATGCTCGAAGCGGCCAAAGATCTGGGCGCGAGCGAACTCACCATTCTGCGCAAAATCATTCTGCCGCTGGCAATGCCTGCGGTGGCCGCCGGGTGGCTGCTGAGCTTCACCCTGTCGATGGACGACGTGGTGGTCTCCTCATTCGTCACCGGGCCAGGGTATGAAATTCTGCCGTTGAAAATCTATTCCATGGTCAAAGTCGGCGTCTCGCCCGAGGTGAACGCGCTGGCAACCATTCTGCTACTGTTATCGCTGGTTCTGGTCATCGCCAGCCAGCTCATTGCTCGTGATAAAACCAGGAGCTTTAAGGCTCACCACTCAGGGGACGTTAAATGA
- the potB gene encoding spermidine/putrescine ABC transporter permease PotB — translation MKNTSKFQNVVIATIVGWLVLFVFLPNLMIIATSFLTRDDADFVKLVFTLDNYARLLDPLYFEVLLHSLNMAVIATLACLALGYPFAWFLARLPQKVRPLLLFLLIVPFWTNSLIRIYGLKIFLSTKGYLNEFLLWLGVIDTPIRIMFTPSAVIIGLVYILLPFMVMPLYSSIEKLDRPLLEAAKDLGANKFQTFIRIILPLTMPGIIAGCLLVMLPAMGLFYVSDLMGGAKNLLIGNVIKSQFLNIRDWPFGSATSITLTVVMGLMLLVYWRAARWLNKKGDLE, via the coding sequence ATGAAGAACACAAGTAAATTCCAGAATGTGGTGATCGCCACGATCGTGGGCTGGCTTGTGTTGTTTGTGTTTCTGCCCAACCTGATGATCATCGCCACCAGTTTTTTGACCCGCGACGATGCTGATTTTGTCAAACTGGTCTTTACGCTGGATAACTACGCGCGCCTGCTGGACCCACTCTATTTTGAAGTGTTGCTCCACTCGCTCAATATGGCGGTCATTGCTACGCTTGCCTGCCTGGCGCTGGGCTATCCCTTCGCCTGGTTTCTGGCGCGTTTACCGCAAAAAGTGCGTCCGCTGCTGCTGTTTTTGCTGATAGTTCCCTTCTGGACCAACTCGCTGATCCGCATTTATGGCCTGAAAATATTCCTGAGCACCAAAGGCTACCTGAACGAGTTTTTGCTGTGGTTGGGCGTGATTGATACGCCGATTCGCATCATGTTTACGCCCAGCGCGGTGATCATTGGCCTGGTCTATATCTTGCTGCCGTTCATGGTTATGCCGCTCTATTCCAGCATCGAGAAGCTCGACAGACCGCTGCTGGAGGCTGCGAAAGATTTAGGTGCCAACAAGTTTCAGACATTTATTCGCATCATCCTTCCGCTGACGATGCCGGGCATTATCGCAGGCTGTTTGCTGGTGATGCTGCCTGCGATGGGGCTGTTTTATGTTTCTGATCTGATGGGTGGCGCGAAAAACCTGCTGATCGGTAACGTGATAAAAAGCCAGTTCCTGAATATTCGCGACTGGCCGTTCGGTTCCGCCACCAGTATCACGCTGACGGTGGTGATGGGGCTTATGCTGCTGGTTTACTGGCGCGCTGCCCGCTGGCTGAACAAAAAGGGAGATCTTGAATGA
- the lolD gene encoding lipoprotein-releasing ABC transporter ATP-binding protein LolD, producing MNKILLQCDNLSKRYQEGNVQTDVLHEVSFSVGEGEMMAIVGSSGSGKSTLLHLLGGLDTPTSGDVIFSGTPLSSMSSTAKADLRNRELGFIYQFHHLLPDFTALENVAMPLLIGKKKPAEINTRASDMLKAVGLAHRGNHRPSELSGGERQRVAIARALVNNPRLVLADEPTGNLDARNADSIFQLLGELNASQGTAFLVVTHDLQLAGRMSRQLEMRDGRLTTEMTLMGAE from the coding sequence ATGAATAAGATCCTGTTGCAATGCGACAACCTGTCCAAACGCTATCAGGAAGGCAACGTGCAGACGGACGTGCTGCATGAAGTCAGCTTCAGCGTGGGCGAAGGCGAGATGATGGCGATTGTTGGCAGCTCAGGCTCCGGCAAAAGTACGCTGCTGCACCTGCTTGGCGGGCTGGATACGCCGACGTCTGGCGATGTGATTTTCTCCGGTACGCCGTTAAGTTCGATGTCTTCGACGGCAAAAGCCGATCTGCGTAACCGCGAGCTGGGCTTTATCTATCAGTTCCACCATTTGCTACCGGACTTCACCGCGCTGGAAAACGTCGCGATGCCTTTGCTGATTGGCAAAAAGAAACCGGCTGAAATTAACACGCGCGCCAGCGACATGCTGAAAGCCGTGGGGCTTGCACACCGCGGGAATCACCGTCCTTCCGAGCTATCCGGCGGGGAACGTCAGCGCGTTGCCATTGCACGCGCGCTGGTCAATAACCCGCGTCTGGTATTGGCCGATGAACCGACCGGTAACCTGGATGCGCGTAATGCTGACAGCATTTTCCAGCTGCTTGGCGAGCTGAACGCGTCGCAGGGCACCGCATTTCTGGTGGTGACGCACGACCTGCAACTGGCAGGGCGGATGAGTCGCCAGCTTGAGATGCGCGACGGACGTCTGACGACGGAAATGACCCTGATGGGAGCCGAGTAA
- the cobB gene encoding Sir2 family NAD+-dependent deacetylase: MLSRRSHRLTRFRKTKRRLRERLRQRIFFRDRVMPEGMEKPRVVVLTGAGISAESGIRTFRAADGLWEEHRVEDVATPEGFARDPALVQAFYNARRRQLQSPEIAPNAAHLALAKLEQELGDRFLLVTQNIDNLHERAGNRNVIHMHGELLKVRCAWSGQVLDWTGDITPDDKCHCCQFPSPLRPHVVWFGEMPLGMDDIYSALAMADIFIAIGTSGHVYPAAGFVHEAKLHGAHTVELNLEPSQVGSEFEEKQYGLASAVVPDFIEKLLKGL, translated from the coding sequence ATGCTGTCGCGCCGGTCACATCGACTCACCCGTTTTCGCAAAACTAAACGTCGCTTGCGTGAGCGCTTACGCCAGCGAATTTTTTTCAGAGACAGAGTGATGCCTGAAGGAATGGAAAAACCAAGAGTGGTCGTGCTGACCGGCGCGGGTATCTCCGCTGAGTCCGGCATTCGTACTTTCCGTGCTGCAGACGGTTTGTGGGAAGAGCACCGCGTGGAAGACGTCGCGACGCCGGAAGGTTTCGCGCGCGACCCCGCGCTGGTGCAGGCGTTTTATAACGCTCGCCGCCGTCAGTTACAGTCGCCCGAGATTGCACCAAACGCGGCGCACCTGGCGCTGGCAAAACTGGAGCAGGAGCTGGGCGATCGTTTTCTGCTGGTCACGCAGAATATCGACAACCTGCATGAACGCGCCGGTAACCGCAACGTTATCCATATGCACGGTGAACTGCTGAAAGTCCGCTGTGCGTGGAGCGGGCAGGTGCTTGACTGGACCGGTGATATCACGCCGGATGACAAGTGTCACTGCTGCCAGTTCCCGTCACCGCTGCGCCCGCATGTGGTGTGGTTCGGCGAAATGCCGTTGGGGATGGACGATATCTATAGTGCGCTGGCGATGGCCGATATTTTCATTGCCATCGGCACGTCCGGGCATGTCTATCCCGCGGCTGGGTTTGTGCATGAGGCGAAACTGCACGGGGCGCACACGGTTGAACTGAATCTGGAACCGAGTCAGGTTGGCAGCGAATTTGAAGAAAAACAATACGGTCTGGCGAGCGCAGTGGTGCCCGATTTTATAGAGAAGTTGCTGAAAGGGTTATGA
- the lolE gene encoding lipoprotein-releasing ABC transporter permease subunit LolE, which yields MASSLSLLIGLRFSRGRRRGGMVSLISVISTVGIALGVAVLIVGLSAMNGFERELNNRILAVVPHGEIEPVNQPWNNWNDALTKIEKVPGIAAAAPYINFTGLVESGANLRAIQVKGVNPQQEERLSALPQFVQNGAWAGFKAGDQQIIIGKGVADALKVKQGDWVSIMIPNSSADHKLQQPKRVRLHVTGILQLSGQLDHSFAMVPLDDARQYLDMGDSVTGIAIKVNDVFNANKLVRDAGGVTNNYVYIKSWIGTYGYMYRDIQMIRAIMYLAMVLVIGVACFNIVSTLVMAVKDKSSDIAVLRTLGAKDGLIRAIFVWYGLLAGLFGSLCGVVIGVVVSLQLTPIINGIEKLIGHQFLSGDIYFIDFLPSELHWLDVIYVLVTALLLSLLASWYPARRASRIDPARVLSGQ from the coding sequence ATGGCGTCGTCGTTATCCTTACTGATCGGTTTACGCTTTAGCCGAGGCCGCCGCCGCGGGGGCATGGTGTCGTTGATTTCCGTGATTTCTACCGTGGGCATTGCCCTGGGCGTCGCGGTGCTCATCGTCGGTTTAAGCGCGATGAACGGCTTTGAACGTGAGCTTAATAACCGCATTCTGGCCGTCGTTCCACACGGTGAAATCGAGCCGGTTAATCAGCCGTGGAATAACTGGAATGATGCGCTGACCAAAATTGAAAAAGTGCCGGGCATTGCTGCCGCTGCGCCTTACATTAACTTTACCGGGCTGGTTGAGAGCGGGGCAAACCTGCGCGCTATTCAGGTCAAGGGCGTGAATCCGCAGCAGGAAGAGCGTCTGAGCGCGTTGCCGCAGTTTGTGCAAAACGGCGCATGGGCGGGCTTTAAGGCGGGCGATCAGCAAATCATTATCGGTAAAGGTGTTGCCGATGCGCTGAAGGTGAAGCAGGGCGACTGGGTGTCAATCATGATCCCGAACTCCAGTGCCGACCATAAGCTCCAGCAGCCCAAACGTGTGCGTTTGCATGTGACCGGTATTTTACAGTTGAGCGGTCAGCTCGATCACAGTTTCGCCATGGTGCCTCTGGATGACGCGCGTCAATATCTGGATATGGGCGACAGCGTGACGGGCATCGCCATCAAAGTGAATGATGTGTTTAACGCTAATAAACTGGTGCGCGATGCCGGTGGCGTGACCAATAACTACGTTTACATCAAGAGCTGGATAGGCACGTACGGTTACATGTACCGCGATATCCAGATGATCCGCGCCATTATGTATCTGGCGATGGTGCTGGTGATTGGCGTTGCCTGCTTCAACATCGTGTCCACTCTGGTGATGGCGGTGAAAGACAAGAGCAGCGATATCGCAGTGCTGCGTACGCTGGGGGCAAAAGACGGTCTTATTCGCGCCATTTTCGTCTGGTACGGTCTGCTCGCGGGTCTGTTTGGTAGCCTTTGCGGCGTGGTGATTGGTGTGGTCGTTTCGCTACAGCTGACGCCGATTATCAACGGCATCGAAAAGCTGATCGGACACCAGTTCTTGTCAGGCGACATCTATTTTATTGACTTCCTGCCTTCTGAATTGCATTGGCTGGACGTTATTTATGTGCTGGTTACAGCACTTTTACTGAGTCTGCTGGCAAGCTGGTATCCGGCGCGTCGCGCAAGCCGAATTGATCCGGCGAGGGTATTAAGTGGCCAGTAA
- the lolC gene encoding lipoprotein-releasing ABC transporter permease subunit LolC, with protein MYQPVALFIGLRYMRGRAADRFGRFVSWLSTIGITLGVMALVTVLSVMNGFERELQNNILGLMPQAVLSSTNGSINPQQLPESAVKLQGVNRIAPLTTGDVVLQSARSVSVGVMLGIDPAQKDPLTPYLVNVKQTDLAPGQYNVILGEQLAGQLGVNRGDQLRVMVPSASQFTPMGRLPSQRLFNVIGTFAANSEVDGYQMLVNIQDASRLMRYPLGNITGWRLWLNEPLKVDVLSEQKLPEGTKWQDWRERKGELFQAVRMEKNMMGLLLSLIVAVAAFNIITSLGLMVMEKQGEVAILQTQGLTPRQIMAVFMVQGASAGIIGALLGAVLGALLASQLNNLMPIIGILLDGAALPVAIEPLQVVGIALVAMAIALLSTLYPSWRAAATQPAEALRYE; from the coding sequence ATGTATCAACCTGTCGCACTCTTCATAGGCTTACGTTACATGCGTGGGCGCGCCGCGGACCGCTTCGGTCGCTTTGTCTCCTGGCTTTCCACTATCGGCATTACGCTTGGCGTAATGGCGCTGGTGACGGTACTTTCCGTAATGAATGGCTTCGAGCGCGAGCTGCAAAACAACATCCTGGGGCTGATGCCACAGGCGGTTCTCTCTTCGACTAACGGATCGATCAATCCGCAACAGTTACCTGAAAGCGCGGTGAAACTGCAAGGCGTGAATCGTATTGCGCCGCTGACGACCGGCGATGTGGTGCTGCAAAGCGCGCGCAGCGTCTCGGTGGGCGTGATGCTGGGCATTGACCCGGCGCAAAAAGATCCGCTTACGCCGTATCTGGTGAACGTCAAACAGACCGATCTGGCACCGGGTCAATACAACGTGATTCTGGGCGAACAGCTCGCCGGACAGCTTGGCGTCAACCGTGGCGACCAGCTGCGCGTGATGGTGCCGTCTGCCAGCCAGTTTACCCCGATGGGCCGCTTGCCAAGCCAACGCTTGTTCAACGTGATCGGCACGTTTGCCGCCAACAGCGAAGTCGATGGCTATCAGATGCTGGTCAACATTCAGGATGCGTCGCGCCTGATGCGTTATCCGCTGGGCAACATCACCGGCTGGCGTCTGTGGCTCAACGAACCGCTGAAAGTGGACGTGCTGAGCGAGCAAAAATTACCTGAAGGCACCAAATGGCAGGACTGGCGCGAGCGCAAAGGCGAACTTTTCCAGGCCGTGCGCATGGAAAAGAACATGATGGGGCTGCTGCTGAGCCTGATCGTCGCCGTCGCTGCGTTTAATATCATCACCTCGCTGGGTCTGATGGTGATGGAAAAACAGGGCGAAGTTGCGATTCTGCAAACCCAGGGGCTAACGCCGCGCCAGATTATGGCGGTGTTTATGGTCCAAGGGGCGAGCGCCGGGATTATCGGGGCGCTGCTCGGTGCGGTGCTTGGGGCGTTGCTTGCCAGCCAGTTAAATAATTTGATGCCGATTATCGGAATTTTGCTCGACGGCGCGGCACTGCCGGTCGCTATCGAGCCGTTGCAGGTCGTTGGTATCGCGCTGGTCGCTATGGCGATCGCGCTACTTTCTACGCTTTATCCTTCATGGCGCGCTGCCGCCACTCAACCCGCTGAGGCTTTACGTTATGAATAA
- the nagK gene encoding N-acetylglucosamine kinase, with product MYYGFDIGGTKIALGVFDEHLKLQWETRVPTPRESYDEFLTAIATLVAQADTRFGVKGSVGIGIPGMPETDDGTLYAANVPAASGKPLRADLSALLDRDVRLDNDANCFALSEAWDDEFRAYPLVMGLILGTGVGGGIIVDGKPITGRSYITGEFGHIRLPVDALEVVGRDFPLTRCGCGQHGCIENYLSGRGFAWLYEHFYHQKIEAPEIITLWEQGDAQAREHVERYLDLLAVCLGNILTIVDPDLLVIGGGLSNFSAITEQLSGRLPRHLLPVARVPRIERARHGDAGGMRGAAFLHLTR from the coding sequence ATGTATTATGGATTTGATATTGGCGGCACCAAAATTGCGCTCGGCGTGTTTGATGAACATCTCAAATTGCAGTGGGAAACCCGCGTTCCCACACCGCGCGAAAGCTACGATGAATTTTTAACCGCCATTGCCACGCTGGTGGCGCAAGCGGATACCCGCTTTGGCGTGAAGGGCTCGGTTGGCATCGGCATTCCCGGTATGCCAGAAACCGATGACGGTACGCTGTATGCCGCCAACGTGCCTGCCGCCAGCGGTAAACCGCTGCGCGCCGACCTCTCTGCTCTTCTCGATCGTGACGTCCGTCTCGACAATGACGCTAACTGTTTTGCCCTTTCAGAAGCCTGGGACGATGAGTTCCGCGCGTATCCATTGGTAATGGGATTGATCCTGGGCACGGGTGTGGGCGGTGGCATTATTGTTGATGGCAAACCGATTACTGGTCGCAGCTATATTACCGGCGAGTTTGGTCACATTCGCCTGCCGGTGGATGCGCTGGAAGTGGTGGGGCGCGATTTCCCGCTAACGCGCTGCGGTTGCGGGCAACACGGTTGTATCGAGAATTATCTTTCGGGCCGTGGGTTTGCATGGCTATATGAACACTTCTATCATCAGAAAATTGAGGCTCCTGAGATCATCACTCTGTGGGAACAGGGGGATGCTCAGGCGCGGGAACACGTTGAGCGCTATCTGGATCTGCTGGCGGTGTGTTTAGGCAATATTTTGACGATTGTTGATCCTGATTTGCTGGTGATAGGCGGTGGATTATCCAACTTTTCGGCGATCACCGAGCAGCTGTCCGGGCGTTTGCCGCGGCATTTGTTGCCGGTGGCTCGCGTGCCACGTATCGAACGTGCGCGTCATGGCGACGCCGGGGGAATGCGCGGTGCGGCGTTCCTTCATCTCACCCGCTAG